The window AAGATACGGGCCGCTGGATGGGAGCTTGTTAATCAGAGCATCTTTAGCCGCGTCCTCAGAATGGTCTCCTCAGACGatttttttgcgccggcgccgaaaaacggaccagtcgcgcccccaagacgTCGAATTCCACCGGCTCGGCCCGTTTTTGCGTCCTGTACACCGGCGGGCTTGCGCCTACCTCGCCCACAAGGTGTTCGGTGAATTGCCCGGGCCGGCGAtggactccgaagatgaggaggcgctcgcggcgttgctggaggaggaagccgaagccgacgtccaggagcaggagcatctcatggtgctcgccgcccttgcCGGCTTGCTCGCGAGCAGTGAAAAGCcgtggcgaggtggctcggcgcttgggcgggtgaaagcaaagaaccggcatcgtctgaaAGGCTATTGCATGCTCTACTCGGACTACTTCGCCAACCCTTCATTGCACggtgagaaaacatttcggcgccgttatcggataaaGCGAAAGCTTTTCCTCCGGATTGTGAATTCCATGCGGGAGTTTGACAGCTGCTTCAAGtacaagaaggattgcaccggcacacttggattcacctcgattcagaagtgcacgacagctatgaggatgcttgcatacggagctcccggtgattcactcgatgactatgggcgcatggccgagtccaccactattgagtgtttctacaagttctgcagggcagtgatggcagtgtttggaccgcagtaCTTGTGAACACCCAATGcgaaagacactgctcggatcctagcacaaaaTGAAGCAAgatgatttcctgggatgcttggaagcatcgactgtatgcattggaaatggaagaacggtccatttgcttggcaggggttgtacaaaggTGCCAAAGGcgtttgcagtgtggtgcttgaggcagtggccacacaggacctctggatttggcactctttctttgggatgccagaaactcacaatgacatcaacgtcctgcagtgctccccagtctttgccaagcttgttgaaggtcattctcctccggtgaacttcgaggtcaatggacggcagtacaacaaggggtactatctagttgatggcatctatccgagatggtcgatatttgtgaagaccatctcaaaccctgtgccaggaggcaagaacgcctggtttgcgaagattcaggaggcttgcaggaaggatgtcgagcgggcatttggtgtgcttcaatctcgatttgctgttgtctggTTCCCTGCTCAgatctggtcgaaagatcaaacgtGGGAGATCATgatttgctgtgtcatcttgcacaacatgattatggagagcgagcaggaagagccaatgtttgacactgaaccatattacaagTAGGTTCctgttgcccaagttgatcaccagctaccagcAAACTGGACTGAatacctcaatatgcgtcaggagatccgagacccacaagtgcatcaagaactgcaacacgatcgggtgaagcacctatggaggctcaagagtGAGGCCGAGAATGATGTgtgatgaaacttgagtttttatttgttaaactatataatttgtattgaactatttgttgaactatttgatggCGTGAACTATTTGATTTATGTGACGAAACACGCCAAACCATGCCGAACTACGACCCATttcttttgccagaatctggggattctcccagaatccgacccctacccagcttctcccagaatctttgagcccTATTTGTTTTACAATCCTGTCTAATTAGACCCTagctagataggattgtaaaacaaatgtggctcaaagattctgggagaagctgggtaggggtcgtattctgggagaatccccagattttggcaaaagaactgggcctatgTGTCAAACTAATTGATTTCTATTTGTATGCGAAAATTCAGGCCAAAATACATCGAACCGTGCCGAATCTGGGCCGATTCACGCAAATATCAGGCCCTTTTTGAACATAATTGGGCCGAACACTGGGCCAAAATCGACGCCTGAGGCGACCTAGGGGGCGACGACTGGGTGCCGAACCGCCCCTAGCACCGAGTTTATCGCCGGCGCACCCCCAGGCCGTTCTCTTTCAGCGTCCTGGAGGACCGAACGGCCGGAGATGCCCTTAGGTCGCCAGTGATGATCGGCCGAGCTTTGCCAAAAGCAAGTGCTCTGGTCTGATAGATCGAGtatgcatgtacatgtacgtaggaCACTAGTAGGAGTAGCAGGACTTTTCGGCTTTGgacgcggctaatctgcacccgagctcatatgctcccgcatgaatagtaaaatcgagaaaaaataaaaaaaaataaaaaaatttcaaaatttttttgagagaaacattgacaaGAGTTCTAAGTGCCTAtaaaaattcgtcatgaaatcacattactagaaggcgtggcaaaaaacaaaaacaaaaatagtaCTCTGAAAAAGCTACTTTTAGATGCATTTTGAAGCACTGAATTTGTattttttgccacgccttacaggaatgtgatttcatgatgaatttttgcaggcaattagaacttttgtcaatgtttctctcaaaaaaaattagaatttttttaattttttttgaattttttttgattttactgttcatatgggagcatatgagctcgggtgcagaatagACTTTTCGGCTTTGGTTTGTTGCCCAGTCGCTGGGTCTGGAAGCAGGTAACTGGAATGACGATCGAATCTATCGATCTGGGGCCTCCTCACCACCTCTGTGTCTTAGTGTATGTTGTTGGTTCGGTTGCAGCTCAGCGACCTGGTAATTTGTCAATGACACGTACGTTTCACCAAGTGGCCGGACATATGCTACTCCCGCCTACTTGCCACCGCGGAAATTCACTCGAGGGGTTGTTTCTCGTGGGAATCCTGCGTATCTCCACTGAAACTCACGCACTAATTGTCTAATTCCAGATAGAACCGCGGGCATCCCATTATCTCaactcaaaaaaagaaaagaaaaaagaaccgcGGCCATTTTCACCGGTGATCTTCTCGGAGTAAAAGCTCAGCCTGCGTGTTTCTCATCCGAGGTATCCTGAGGTCCCAGTTTTTTTTGATCAAAGGACTTGCCCctttcgattttcattactgaaaaccactgaGTTCTACAGATGAGTTTAAACAGGAACGAAAAAACGATCGAAAAAGAGCCAACATGGCCATATGGCATCTAACGGCCAACAAGGGGCCAGCCACCCCATACACCCCCAAGTTCACCAACATCCACATAATTCAAACTGCCTAGAACATCATTACAGCAAAGCAAAGCCAAAAGCAGCAAAAAGGAGCCAGGGATCCTGTCTACAGGAACAACAAACATCAGGTTCACCGCCACAGGAGagtcttcattccagcctcgccaCATTGATCCTCCACCCCTGCCTGGCAGTGAACTCCTGAGGTCCCAGTTGCACTAAGAAATGCAACAGACTAAAACAGCACACGCATCATGGATAAGCAGGCATTACCTGCCAAACCAACGAATTCAAATTTTTACTTAATTAGTTTTTGGGATTGCAAGAACAAGACTACGGGGCTAGATCTCTGCATACGTTGTACTCTATAAACAAGAGAGCCCTGCATACGCTATTCTAGCTAGCTGTTAACACTGTCATTTGGTCTACTTGTACAAAAATATTTCTCCTTAAGTTAACTATTTATTAGTTAGGACGGTCTCAGTCCAGCTCCATGCGCAGGTTTGTCATCTGCTGGTCCCATTACATACTTGAGAAGAGGATATACGGCAACAGCTACTATGATATCCCAGGAATCTAGTCATCTACATGTTGACATGCATAAAAAATGTGTATTTCTCTGAAACCTGTGATACTCTATAACATATTGTAGGTGTCATGTGCCAAGTACAATGTTGCCAATACAATATCAACACATCTTGAGGCCGCTACAATTACATTCCAAAACTCGAATTGAAGTTGTTGAAATTGTACCACTTCTATGTCTTTGGAATTGATACAGTACACTTCCAGGAACCCCCTTCTGAAACCTTTTGCTCATTTTATATGGAATAACAGGCCTGCCAGCAAGCAATCACATATACGGTAGGACATGTCACATGATGAGCTATTGGCTACTTATAAATCTTAAATGCTAACACCCAACGAAGCATTGTTTTTCACTTTTTGTGGCGCAGAACAGCAACGAAAACAGCACAATTAAGGCAAGGCTTCAGGAGCACACCTTGTTGGAAAAAAGGCCGAAGGAAAAAAGAGTAGTATACCAATGTGACTGCTGATTGCCCAAGTAGCAGCAGCTAGCGGCTTAAGTCAACAGCATGGATCAACAGCCCTTATCTTAGTGTGGAGGACACCAATACCCTTGCCCCCGGCGCTTGACATGTATCGCATACTCGCATACCCAATTATCTAAGGGCGGATTAGTCGTTTCCACTCGAATAAACTAATTCTGACCCAGGTTTAGGACACCCAATTTCGAGGCCTTTATATAGAGGAAGCTGTGTTCCGGTGACCAGACATCCTTGACACAGGAAACCCCAAGGATCAGGCTAGGGAGAGGCAGATAGCTTTGTCTCCCTCCTTCCCACCTGCACCATCCTACCCCAATTCTATCTCAATCATATCAATGGGGAGGTCTCCTTGCTGCGACGAGAACGGCCTCAAGAAGGGGCCTTGGACATCTGAAGAGGACCAGAAGCTCACGGACTACATCGAGAAGCATGGACATGGGAGCTGGAGAGCGCTGCCCAAGCTTGCAGGTACGCAAACGCACGCCTCCGCGGCTAGCTTTGGTCCGAAATGTCGCTCATGCATCTGATTCTTCTTCTGTGCGTCACACAGGACTCAACAGGTGTGGCAAGAGCTGCAGACTGAGATGGACCAACTACCTGAGGCCTGATATCAAGAGAGGAAAGTTCACACCTGAGGAAGAGCAGACCATCCTCCAGCTCCACTCCGTCCTTGGCAACAAGTACGGCACACCTATCAAACCTCTTGCTCGTATAATCTTCAAAAACATATTGCTAACACACATAAACTGTTGTGCTGATCAAACCAGGTGGTCAGCCATCGCGAAGCACCTCCCTGGACGGACCGACAACGAGATCAAGAACTTCTGGAACACCCACCTGAAGAAGAAGCTCATCCAGATGGGCTTCGACCCGATGACGCACCGGCCGAGGACCGACTTCTTTGCCGCGCTGCCACAGCTCATCGCGCTAGCCAATCTCCGCCAGCTCGTGGAGCAGCGCCCCTGCGACGACCAAAGCGGCAGCCAGCTGCAAGCCAATGCAGTCCAGGCAGCAAAGCTCGAGTATTTGCAGTGCCTGCTTCAGTCCGCAGCAGCCATTGCGACTAGTCCCAGCTCCAGCAGCATCAACACCATGCCCACTGACCTGGAGCAAATCGGCCTCCTGAGTCCTTCGCAGATGTCATCCTTGTCTTCGATGTCGTCTCCAAGGATCATGGAGGGTGTCAATGGCCAAGACTTGGTTTCCGGGCAAGTGCCTGACATCCAGATACCTAGTAGCTCTTTCTTCGAACACGAACAGGCTATCATCAATTGTACCAACAAGAACTCAGATTATAGTGCAAACAGCGGTGAGGGGGAGAAACTGCTGCTCCTGTCAGAGGACTCCCTTCCGCCACTTGCCGACTTCCCTATTTGCAACCTCGGCGATGCTTGCAGCACCTCAAGTTGTGAGGCTGTGGGCAACAGCACCCAGCTCCCTATTTGGTCCGACTCATTTTATGATGAGTTCATGAGCGAGTTTGCATGAATTATGACTGCACAAGATAACCCAAAGACACAATGTGTTATTTCTCATAAACTCCTTGTCTCACTCACAATAAAAAAATCTGTGCAAAGTGATACGATGGGTTGCCGGATCTTCAATGTtattaaggacagtataaccgaGCCTAAACGCAGCCGTCTCACGCATCCACACTCCTTACCGTTGGATTTCTTGGATTGATCGTTGATGGCCGTCCGATACACTTTCTCTCATGTGTGGGCTGCTCGTGGGCCGACTGTCCTTTGGGCAGCTACTCCCGAAACCAAATCTAGGCCCTCTCGTTTGCCTATACTAGGAACGTCCGATCTCGGATGGACGGTAAGGAGCGTTTCCTCCCGTTCCACCCGATCTCTCATCTCTAATCCCACCCCCGACCCCTCCTCTCTCACCCACCACACatgttgcgccgccgccgccgttgtttcGTTCGGCACGCACCTCCTCACGGTGCAGTCCTCGGCCGCCCCGTGGGAACGCCGCCTCCGTCTCCGTCTAGCCGTCGATAACCTCCTTCTTGTATCTTCCGTCGGAAAGGTGCAACAGGGATCATCTCTTTCTTGGGCGGCCACGAGCTCCATCCCCAGATCGGTGGCAGACCCAGAAGCATGTATCCGATTTTTCTGGAGTCCGTGGGCGAACCGCCGCCAGATCCTCCCCGCTCCAGATCTGGTCGGAGGTACGCGCGGACGTCGGGGCAGTTTCAGTTGGGGAGTCTCGGTTGGGAGGGGCTCAGGGCAGGTATCGTTTCAAGGGGCTCGAATGGCTGTTAGACAGGTTCGTTTACGTTTGCTCATCTTGATATTATATGTTCCATGTTTTTTTTTCATGAATCCACGCCAGCGAATGCATACAGGGTAAAGAGGGAACATTGAGGAACCATATTCTCTGTCCACTTTGCTCTACAGTGCTGAAAGCAAAAAATTGATTTACTTACTTCTGGTGTGATTACTATTTTTTATCCTTGTATTAAGCATAGCAGTGCATATGAATATATTAGGCCATGCCTTTTGTTTACGATTGAGTTGTTGCAACTCCATGTGTAATATGCGAGCAGCCAAAGTGATGTACCGTATATCAGACTAACTATTTATCTTTTCAGCCGATCATGAAATTGCTTGCAATTCTATTATGACGTTTGTTTACACAAGGAAATTTTCTTAACCGATCATGTTATTTTTGTTCTCTGCAGAATTTTTTAGCCATCGAATTATTATTGCACTTGCGAGTCAAAATGTGCAGAAAGATGAATCAAAGACCACCACAGCATCGACACATTAACATTGTTCTGGCTCCTCTCATTTTCTTTCTTTCTGAATCCCTCAATCCATCAGAGGAGCTCAAGTCCAAGTAGAGGCAGCTCATGGACTTCTGAACAAAGACAAGGAACAAAGAATCCCCCAATGAGCAAAGAATCCCCCAATGCCCAAAGATGTGTATGTTACTTCGCAACTAGCACGCAAAGAACGTCAACCTTGAAACCTAAAGCGCTTTCTACTTAGAGAACTACTGACTGAAACAGAGAATTTCTGCAGCAGCACCATTATATGGAGAAGTGTTGTTTTTTAATGTTTACCAGGGGAATCTACATATCACTATCCAAGAATGACTTCATGTTCTGGTATTCTTTTTTGGTTATGTCTTGGGATCATACACATTGAGCGGTCTGGGGAGTATATATCTTttccaaaaagcaaagtaaaattcaaggacaaaagATTTAAAGTATAATCGTTCTTCAGGTGTCCGCTAGACGTGAATGGTAACTTGGTAAGTATTTTTTTCTGCAGTTATAACACAACACAACCACTTGCCTTTTTAGAATCATAGACATCACAAAGCAATAATTCTGACATTTTCACAATAGTTGATGTCCCTTCTTAGCTTTACAAATATATATTTCcttgaataaaaataaataaaaatatggtAATTTGAAACAGGTCcatcgcacaggaggcactacaccTAGCAATCTTATTCCCATAGATTCAAGAGATGTTTGAAAAACGTGATATACTACTTTTTCAATTGTTTCTCCTATTTATTCAGGTTTAGTAACTACACGACTGAGTTCAAGAGTTATACATCTTGAAACAGTTCACTGACGGTTGACTGTGAATCTGCAGGTGATGATTGTATAGACGTGTGCAGATTTGATATTGACAATTTCTCTACCCAAATGTTTCATAGGAGTTTAATGGTGCACTATCTGAATTATGAATCTGTGTGCATCATTGCACTGAGCAGAAAATAAACTGTTGAAAACTATTTGATCGATCAGTTGAATATATATTGGAAATTAAATTTGTGGAATTTGTTGTTATAAAATATATAGTACGTAATGCCAGTTTAAAACTAAAATAAAACCCCTTCATAGATTTGCACCTATTCCTAACTTTTTTGGGGGGACATCTATCGCTAACATTACATTGCAAAAATGGAGGGGGCGCAGCTGCAGTCTGCACCGGAATCGTGATAAGAAACCCAACCTTTTGAATCGTGATAACAAGCAGTTGATTTCTTTTGCTGAAAATATATATGAGCTGTGTGCAGATTGTATTCGTCTGCAATCAGTTGCTTTGTCAATATGGAGTAGTCACATCTTACCAGTGCACTCTCCAATTCCCCATTGTTGTCTCAACCTGTAATTCCATACCCTCTAATATAATCGTCTTTGCTTCAGTGTACCCTGGATTCGAACCAAATCATATACCCACCATGTGCTTCTAATTGGGACTCTTGACACCTAACTTGCTGACTTCAACATTCGAATTGTAATGATGAGTAAGGAATCAAGTATCTAGATCATTTGTATCACTTCTTAGAGAATTAACCTAGCCAGCATAAACACCAAATATTTACGTCCAGTAGTATACTTATGTTAAGTTCAACATGGTTTAAATTCACCAAAGTGCAGGTAGCTCTCACCATCAACATCACATGGGACAAGTATAAATGCAATCTGTAGTCAATAATGTTATTGTTCAGTAGTTTGCTGCCTAATCGTGATAGTTTTCTTAGAACATTGTTGTACCTTCAGATTAGAATAACTTTCTTATATCGACAATTTGGTTCAGCCTGCAACTTCATTGTTGTATGCATGGGGTAGAAGAAGCAAACACGCGGTCTACTCCATCTAGCACCTCAACGAGAAACCACAGTGCAGACCACCCCTTGCAGGCTTCACATCACGCACAAGAACGTTGCGAATTTGGGCGGACATACTAGCCTTACTACTCGAGTACTTGTTGGTCCGCCACAGAGGTATGTGCTGGAATCGGGGAATAATTACCTGTCATGGCTATAGTGACATATATCTCTTGCCTTTATTGTTCGCGCTTCTGCTGGTTCTGGTTGGTTTGAAAAGATGCACATGAACGGGGTTTTGTAATGCAGCAGCTCCCGCTCCAAGTTGGCCACAAAACCCCAGGAGCATGTTGAGGGCATAAGGCAAGCAGAATAACAAGAAATCCGCCAAACATTGTGTGTTCAACTTCGTTTTTGGTTCTGGGGATTGCCTCTTCGTTGGCCTCCAGGTATTTTAGTCTCAGCAAGGATATTTAGCTTATTGTGCAATAACCACCCACTTGGATGGAACGACCTGGCATAATTTGACTGCAAAAATGCAACACAACAATAAGGATTAAAGTCCATGTTATGTTATTTTGATAGAGTAAGTGGCTCCTTTCATTCAATCAAAAAATAAAGATACATGGAGGTCTGCAAGTATTTGATAACTTTGGCTTTCTATTCTTTTAGCATTTTGTGTTTGGTACAAATTTTCCTGCATACTTAAAAGACTCAAGGTTGTGTTTTTGGGCTGAGTTTGACAGTAGTCTGTGCATGGTAGTCAAATTATTTACATTTTTAGTAAGAGTTTATAACTTAGCTGTCATGAGAAATACGACACGTTTTGCAGTGGGGGTGCTGAAGTATTCTGAGGCAATCTTTGATAGGAGTTGATGTATTGTTTTTCTTTTACTTGATTTAGCGAATTTCAAAATTCTATGCAAATTTTATAACTCACCTATGTATTGTTCAGAAGATTACCCACACCAATGTTGTGATGCTAATCTGCCTACATGTAGGTGATGACTTCCATAGATAAGAATCGGTCTCCTTGTACTTTAACAGCTAAGTGTTGTAAATTGGATTCTATTATATGTTGCCACAACTTTTCCATAGTTGTTGGTATATGGCAATGCTTGGCATGATGAGGTTCTGCTTAGTAAGCTTGCTTTTGTGTAACTCTTTCCTCAAAAATATGTGATTGTGTGGTCGAATTAAATTCCCcacttaaatactccctccgtcccaaaattcttgtcttagacaagaattttgggacggagggagtatttctgaGCGTGCTGCATAGAACATTTTGATTGGTATATTCAGACCATGTGGACAATCCAAAGCTTACCTTCCATatgtatgtcatatatatttgcacgAAGCACCTATCATAGTATTGGACTTTAGTACCACAGCAATAACATATGCTTATAGTTCCAGTTTGATATCATACACCTATCATAGTATTGGACTTTAGTACCACAACAATAACAGATGCTTATAGTTCCAGTTTGATATCATACGAAATAGTGAAATACTCTTATCAACCTTTGTAAGGAGCGCTTTCAGTGCTTAGAGAGTTGTTCGAGGGTGGTAGTGCGTAGAGTTGCCTGTGTTGTCCCTGAAACTTCTAGAATATTAGAACACACCTATGGTCTCAGGCATAGGTGATTTATCTTATATAGGAGACATTTGCTATATGCTTCATTGTATATATTTATAGAAATTTCTTCTATTCCACTGCAAAAATAGATGGGTGTGGCAACTTAGAGCACATGTTCTCAGGTGTCTAAGAGACTAATAGAATACTAAAATTTCTATTTGGCAATATGTGATTTCCGGGAAAACCAACACCACCTAATCTTTTTGTGACAATCAATCACATCACCTTAAtgatcaataataataataataaaacaaatgTACTTTTACATAAATGTGTCCTAATACCAGGGACCGagatgcttccctggttgtatatcAACTAAGATATTCCTACGGAAGTTACTAATCAATTTACATATTATTATATCATAATTTGTATACCAATTCTCTAGAGTATAATGCCTTTACAATTCCATCAATCACTAATATTATAGTGTCAAATTAGACGGGTGCAGCAACGTGCGCCTTTCATGATCTAGTTGGTGTGATAATTAGTCTAGCAAACAAAAGCCGATCAACACATATGTGGACTAACTAATTAGAGGGTACCCTTACGGAAACTGCAGCGGACACTTTTGATGGACTTGAAACGTGTCACTTGGTTCATCACGTGTCGCGTGCAGCTTTATTTTTTTCCTTCACGCATTTTTGGGTATTTTTGGGGTCTTCCGGATTTTTGGATTATGTTTGTTTTTTCTATGTTTTCTTGAAGATTATAATCGTGTGAAGCACAGTTGTTTTTAGATAAAAGGCCAgagcccgactttatagataaatCCACCAGGCAGAGTTAACATAGACCACCGGAACAACGGAACAGACAGAAAAGGTATCATCCTAGAGCAACGAGAAAGAGTCTAAGTACATGGCTCCCAGGCCAGTACACGACACGCAGGCCGGAGATAAACGAAAACAAAGCCAACCACCAACGCCTAGGTGTCTGCTTGAACTGGGGAGATGGAGATAGCAGAGTTCCGGATCTTGGCCAACATGGCGTCGAGGGCGTCCATGTCTTCCTCCTTAGCCAATGATCTCCAGCAGGAATATACATGTTTTAAATAAGCAATCAAAAGGCTTAGCAGGGAAAACATGCTCGATGGTAAACTTATTCCTCGTCGTCCACAGAGACCAGCATATGGCTGCGAAGCCCACCCAAAACAATCGCCTCTGGGCCCCAACCAACGAGCTAACCAAGATGCGCAGATCAGAAAAGGATGTCGGAGCCCAAGAGATATGCAACCAGGATCGAATACAACACCAAAACAGATTAGCCAAAACACAGTTGAAGAACATGTGAGAAGCATCTTCTCTCAAACCACATAGAGCACACCTATCAGAACTCGGGCCATTACATTTGCGGATTTGGTCACCCGTCGGTAGACGCCCACGGGAGGCTTGCCAGAGGAAAACCTTGATCTTAGGAGGGATATGAGCCCTCCAGATCCATTTGAATTTGGAGGTGGGGGACCCATCAATGAGCTTACTGTAAAGGGATTTAATCGAGAAACGCGCAGAGGGGGAGTGGGGCCAGACAACCGTGTCTTCCTCCTCCGAGAGCGAAGGGAAGAGAGCAACAAGGCgctgccaatcttccaactctgCTGGAGAGAGGGAGCGGCGAAGGCACAGGTCCCAATTAGACGAAGCAACCTCAAAGATTGAGATCTCAGGATCAGGGCAGTAGGAAAAAAGAACAGAAAAAGCAGTAGCCAGCGAAGAAGAACCACACCACCAATCAAGCCAAAACCGGGTGGACCTACCATTATGGACAACGAATTTGACAAGGCCTTGAAAGATCGGTCTGAGCTTGACCAAATTCGTCCAGAATTAGGAAGCCCCAGAGGCCCGAGCAAACATTGGGCTAGAAGAGGGAAAATACTTAGCTTTGAGAATTTTGAACCAAAGGGGCTTATcctgggagatggtcatgatcttccaccaccatttgatgaTAAGACACTTGTTCATAACAAGAGTATTAATGATGCCCAGCCCCCCAAGGCTTTTGAGCTTACAAATATGGTCCCATTTGACCAAGCGATATTTGCGCTTGTTATCAGCAGCGTTCCAGTAGAAAGCACCTCTATGTTTATCAAAGCCCGCATGGGTTCCCATAGAAAGAAGGTAAAAGCCCATTAAGAACATCGAGAGAGATGTGAGGCATGCATTAATCAAGGCAACTTTACCCGCTTGAGTGTTGTACCTGCCCCTCCAGTGCATAACACGGTTACCCACCTTGGCCACCGTAGGAGCAAAATCTTTGGCAAGGAGCTTGCCAGAGGTGATGGGAAGACCTAAGTACTTAATGGGGAACGAGCCAAGAGAGCAATTCAAaaggtgggccacccgtaaggcctcTGAATCTGTTACACCAGTGACAATGACTTCACTCTTGGAGAAGTTGATCTTTAGACCCGATAAAGCTTCGAAACACAGCAGCAGAAATTTGAGATGGGCAATGCAATGATCGTTCAGTTCCACCAAAATAATAGTGCTGTCAGCGTATTGCAGGTGCGTAATACCCTCCGGGAAGAGGTGTGAGCAGACAGGAGAGATGTGACCAGCCTCTGCGGCTCTAGATAAGATATTAGAAAGAGCGTCTGCCACAAAGTTGAAGAGAATGGGAGAGGCTGGATCGCCTTGCCGGAGGCCTTTAGAGTTCTTAAAGAAATTACTAACTCTCCCATTGACATTAATGGCAGTATGGCCACCCATGAACAACTGCAAAATACGGTGAACCACCCCACTATCAAAA is drawn from Triticum dicoccoides isolate Atlit2015 ecotype Zavitan chromosome 6B, WEW_v2.0, whole genome shotgun sequence and contains these coding sequences:
- the LOC119323249 gene encoding transcription factor MYB93-like isoform X2; the encoded protein is MGRSPCCDENGLKKGPWTSEEDQKLTDYIEKHGHGSWRALPKLAGLNRCGKSCRLRWTNYLRPDIKRGKFTPEEEQTILQLHSVLGNKWSAIAKHLPGRTDNEIKNFWNTHLKKKLIQMGFDPMTHRPRTDFFAALPQLIALANLRQLVEQRPCDDQSGSQLQANAVQAAKLEYLQCLLQSAAAIATSPSSSSINTMPTDLEQIGLLSPSQMSSLSSMSSPRIMEGVNGQDLVSGQVPDIQIPSSSFFEHEQAIINCTNKNSDYSANSGEGEKLLLLSEDSLPPLADFPICNLGDACSTSSCEAVGNSTQLPIWSDSFYDEFMSEFA
- the LOC119323249 gene encoding transcription factor MYB53-like isoform X1; its protein translation is MGRSPCCDENGLKKGPWTSEEDQKLTDYIEKHGHGSWRALPKLAGLNRCGKSCRLRWTNYLRPDIKRGKFTPEEEQTILQLHSVLGNKYGTPIKPLARIIFKNILLTHINCCADQTRWSAIAKHLPGRTDNEIKNFWNTHLKKKLIQMGFDPMTHRPRTDFFAALPQLIALANLRQLVEQRPCDDQSGSQLQANAVQAAKLEYLQCLLQSAAAIATSPSSSSINTMPTDLEQIGLLSPSQMSSLSSMSSPRIMEGVNGQDLVSGQVPDIQIPSSSFFEHEQAIINCTNKNSDYSANSGEGEKLLLLSEDSLPPLADFPICNLGDACSTSSCEAVGNSTQLPIWSDSFYDEFMSEFA